From a single Larus michahellis chromosome 18, bLarMic1.1, whole genome shotgun sequence genomic region:
- the PSME3 gene encoding proteasome activator complex subunit 3 gives MASLLKVDPEVKLKVDSFRERITSEAEDLVANFFPKKLLELDGFLKEPILNIHDLTQIHSDMNLPVPDPILLTNSHDGLDGPNMKKRKLEDREETFQGTKVFVMPNGMLKSNQQLVDIIEKVKPEIRLLIEKCNTVKMWVQLLIPRIEDGNNFGVSIQEETVAELRTVESEAASYLDQISRYYITRAKLVSKIAKYPHVEDYRRTVTEIDEKEYISLRLIISELRNQYVTLHDMILKNIEKIKRPRSSNAETLY, from the exons ATGGCCTCGCTGCTCAAGGTGGACCCCGAGGTGAAGCTCAAG GTTGACTCCTTCAGGGAGCGGATCACGAGCGAG GCTGAAGACCTGGTGGCAAACTTTTTCCCAAAGAAGCTGCTAGAGCTCGATGGGTTCCTTAAG GAGCCTATCCTGAATATTCACGATCTCACTCAGATCCATTCGGACATGAACCTCCCAGTGCCTGACCCAATTCTTCTCACAAACAGCCACGATGGACTGGACGGG cCAAATATGAAAAAGAGGAAGCTGGAAGACCGCGAAGAGACCTTTCAGG GTACCAAAGTGTTCGTGATGCCCAATGGGATGCTGAAGAGCAACCAGCAGCTGGTGGACATCATTGAGAAAGTGAAACCAGAAATCAGGCTGCTTATTGAGAAGTGTAATACG GTGAAAATGTGGGTGCAGCTTCTCATCCCCAGGATAGAAGATGGAAACAACTTTGGTGTTTCTATTCAG GAGGAAACAGTTGCTGAGCTTCGAACTGTGGAGAGTGAGGCGGCATCTTACCTGGACCAGATTTCTAG ATATTATATCACAAGAGCAAAGTTGGTTTCCAAAATAGCTAAGTACCCTCATGTG GAGGACTACCGCCGCACAGTGACAGAGATCGATGAGAAGGAGTACATTAGTCTGCGCCTGATCATTTCAGAGCTGAGGAATCAATAT GTCACTTTGCATGACATGATCCTTAAAAACATTGAGAAGATCAAGAGGCCTCGGAGCAGCAATGCTGAGACCCTCTATTAA
- the BECN1 gene encoding beclin-1 has product MAAAASPPLHRCQDRAPPLASRPSRGDGGAGAGLSGGMEGPRAGGGGTAQVSFVCQRCSQPLKLDTSFKILDRLTIQELTAPLLAAAAARPGDAPEEETALTEEAFAENRQDGVSRRFIPPARMMSTESANSFTLIGEASDGGTMENLSRRLKVTGDLFDIMSGQTDVDHPLCEECTDTLLDQLDTQLNITENECQNYKRCLEILEQMNEDDKEKLQTELKELALEEEQLIQELEDVEKNRKIVAEDFERVRAEAERLEQEEAQYQKEYCEFKRQQLELDDELKSVDNQMRYAQMQLDKLKKTNVFNATFHIWHSGQFGTINNFRLGRLPSVPVEWNEINAAWGQTVLLLHALANKMGLKFQRYRLVPYGNHSYLESLTDKSKELPLYCSGGLRFFWDNKFDHAMVAFLDCVQQFKEEVEKGETRFCLPYRMDVEKGKIEDTGGSGGSYSIKTQFNSEEQWTKALKFMLTNLKWGLAWVSSQFYNK; this is encoded by the exons atggccgccgccgcctcccccccgctACACCGCTGCCAGGACCGTGCCCCGCCGCTCGCGTCACGTCCGTCGCGCGGCGatggcggggcgggcgcggggctgaGCGGAGGCATGGAGGgcccgcgggcgggcggcggcggcacggcGCAGGTCAGCTTCGTCTGCCAGCGCTGCAGCCAGCCGCTGAAGCTCGACACCTCCTTCAAGATCCTCGACCGCCTCACCATCCAGGAGCTCACCG CCCCGTTGctggccgccgctgccgcccggcccGGGGACGCGCCGGAGGAGGAGACCGCTCTGACGGAG GAGGCCTTCGCCGAGAACCGGCAGGATGGCGTCTCCCGGCGGTTCATCCCGCCCGCCAG AATGATGTCGACAGAGAGCGCCAACAGCTTCACGCTGATCGGAGAGGCCTCGGATGGCGGCACCATGGAGAACCTCAGCCGGAGACTGAAG GTCACCGGTGACCTCTTTGACATTATGTCCGGGCAGACGGACGTGGATCACCCTCTGTGCGAGGAGTGCACCGACACGCTGCTGGACCAGCTGGACACGCAGCTGAACATCACCGAGAATGAGTGCCAGAACTACAA GAGATGTCTGGAGATACTGGAACAAATGAACGAGGACGATAAGGAGAAACTGCAGACTGAACTGAAAGAACTTGCACTGGAGGAAGAGCAACTGATCCAGGAGCTAGAGGACGTCGAGAAGAACCGCAAGATCGTGGCTGAAGACTTCGAGAGAGTGAGGGCAGAGGCGGAGCGGCTGGAGCAGGAAGAAGCTCA GTATCAGAAAGAATACTGCGAATTCAAGAGGCAACAACTGGAGCTAGACGATGAGCTGAAAAGCGTGGACAACCAAATGCGCTATGCCCAGATGCAATTGgataaattaaagaaaaccaacgTGTTCAATGCAACCTTTCACATCTG GCACAGTGGTCAGTTTGGCACAATAAATAACTTCAGACTTGGCCGTCTCCCCAGCGTTCCTGTAGAATGGAATGAGATCAACGCTGCCTGGGGGcagactgtgctgctgctgcacgcCCTTGCTAACAAAATGGGCCTGAAGTTTCAGAG ATACCGTCTGGTACCGTATGGCAACCACTCGTATTTAGAGTCCCTCACGGACAAATCAAAG GAGCTCCCCCTGTACTGCTCTGGAGGCCTGAGGTTCTTCTGGGACAATAAGTTTGATCATGCAATGGTGGCTTTCCTGGACTGCGTGCAGCAATTTAAAGAGGAAGTGGAAAAAGGCGAAACTCGGTTTTGTTTGCCTTACAG GATGGACGTGGAGAAAGGAAAGATCGAAGATACAGGTGGCAGTGGAGGCTCTTACTCTATTAAAACACAATTTAACTCTGAGGAGCAATGGACAAAAGCACTAAAATTCATGTTAACTAACCTGAAGTGGGGTCTTGCCTGGGTCTCATCCCAATTCTATAACAAGTAA